In Pseudobacter ginsenosidimutans, the following are encoded in one genomic region:
- the obgE gene encoding GTPase ObgE: MEKSNFVDQIRIFCRSGHGGAGSKHFMRTKFNPQAGPDGGDGGRGGHIILRGNKNLWTLLHLRYYKNVLAENGEGGSGNNCTGRSGKDIIIEVPLGTVARDEETDELEAEILEDGQEIVWIRGGRGGLGNARFATPTNQAPEHAQPGEPGIEAWKVLELKVLADVGLVGFPNAGKSTLLSVISAAKPKIADYAFTTLTPQLGMVEYRGSQSFCVADLPGIIEGAAEGKGLGHRFLRHIERNSILLFVLPADSNDHMKEFQVLLNELEQYNPELLHKQFVIAVSKSDLLDDELKEAVSKELPQNVPHVFISAATNQGLSELKDLLWRTLNEPQQN, encoded by the coding sequence ATGGAAAAGTCAAACTTTGTAGATCAGATCAGGATTTTTTGCCGGTCAGGACATGGAGGCGCAGGCAGCAAGCATTTCATGCGTACCAAATTCAACCCACAGGCTGGCCCGGATGGCGGCGACGGTGGTCGTGGCGGCCATATCATCCTGCGTGGGAATAAGAACCTCTGGACCTTATTACACCTTCGTTATTATAAGAACGTACTCGCCGAGAACGGCGAAGGCGGCAGTGGCAATAACTGCACCGGCCGTAGCGGTAAAGACATTATTATCGAAGTTCCGCTCGGCACTGTAGCCCGCGATGAAGAAACCGATGAACTGGAAGCTGAGATCCTCGAAGACGGACAGGAGATCGTCTGGATCAGAGGTGGACGCGGCGGTTTGGGCAATGCCCGTTTTGCTACTCCTACCAACCAGGCTCCGGAACATGCGCAACCCGGCGAGCCGGGAATAGAAGCCTGGAAAGTGCTGGAGCTGAAAGTGCTCGCCGATGTAGGGCTTGTTGGATTTCCCAATGCCGGCAAATCAACATTGCTCTCTGTGATCTCTGCAGCCAAACCCAAGATCGCTGACTACGCATTCACCACGCTCACTCCGCAGCTCGGAATGGTGGAATACCGCGGCAGCCAGAGCTTCTGTGTGGCCGACCTTCCCGGTATCATCGAAGGAGCGGCAGAAGGCAAAGGACTGGGCCATCGCTTCCTGCGTCATATCGAACGCAATTCCATCCTGCTTTTCGTGTTGCCTGCAGACAGCAATGATCACATGAAAGAATTCCAGGTATTGCTGAACGAACTGGAGCAATACAATCCCGAGCTCCTTCACAAGCAGTTCGTGATCGCTGTGAGTAAAAGCGACCTGCTGGACGATGAGTTGAAAGAAGCCGTATCCAAAGAGCTCCCGCAGAATGTTCCGCATGTGTTCATCTCTGCCGCCACCAATCAGGGATTGTCGGAACTCAAAGACCTCCTCTGGAGAACGCTCAACGAACCCCAGCAGAATTAG